The Cloacibacterium caeni region GGTTATCAGAAGCATTTGAACGAAATCGATGCGGTGAAACTCATGAAAAGTGTAGAGTTTGATGTGATAAGATTGGCCGAAATGATGGGAAATACCGACCGAATAGAGCCTTTTTTCCGAAGAGCTGATTTGGTTACGCTGAATTGTGATGCGGTGGAAAGTTTTGCAGAACCTTTTTCGGTAAATCCTCAAATTAATGGCTTGAACAGAAGGGAAATTTGTGCGGTGATGAAAGAAATTGGTTTAGGCGAAAACCTTAAAATGGCGGGAATTTTCAACTTTAATGCAGATGCAGAAAATATCTTGAATCATCAATTGTTGGCACAAATGCTTTGGTATTTGTTGGAAGGAATAGATATTCAAAAAACGCATCCGAAAGAACGTCATTACGATACTTTTTGGGTGTTGATAGATGATCAGGAATTTGCTTTCAAAAGAGACAGTTTCACGGGATTGTGGTATTTCGGAAGTGATGAAAATATTCAAAAATGTGTTCCTTGTTCACAGTATGAGTATGATTTGGCAAAGAATGGAGTTTTGAGTGAGAGATTGATGAAATAGTTTTTTTGAAAGAATAAAAAAAACTGTATTGTTAAACAGAGTTTTCAAGAGGATAAACAATATTTAAAACGTATTTCGGTTTAAATAAAAAATATTTAAATAAAATTTATACTTTAAGTGGTGATATTTAACTAAACATTAAGATAATTCTTAATGTAAAAATATGTTATATTTGCAGATTATAATACCGCTGAAGTTGTACAATAGCAAACAGCACCATGAAGAGAAAAACATTAGTAATCATTATTCTATTCTTTTTTAGTTTTTTAGCGTATGCTCAAAGACATGAGATAGGTATACAGTTAGGAACAAGTAATCTCACTGGAGATATTGGCAAGACCAAATATATTAATCCATTACCAGATGGAAATAGCTTTACAAAGGATAAACTTCCTTTTTATGGTGCTATTATGTATAGAATGAATTTTAACCCTTATCAATCTGTAAGATTTAGATTAGCCTATAATCGTATTTCTTTTGATGATAGATATGCTCAAGAATTATACAGATTAAGTAGAAGAGCTAAAGGTTCTAATTCTGTTTATGAAGCTTCAGCCATTTTTGATTATAATTTTTTTCCTGTTAATGAAGAACAAAAAAGTATGATTAGCCCTTATATTTTCGGAGGGATATCAGGTTTGGTTTTTAATACAAGATTAGATGGTAATAAATTCGCTTTTGCAATTCCTTTTGGTCTTGGTTTTAAATATAAGTTTGATTATAATTGGTCGCTTTTTACAGAACTCATGTTCCGAGCTACTAATACAGATACACTAGATTACAGTGATGAATTCAATTTAGGAAATCTTAATTCTAAAGACTGGATGAATTCTCTTTCTCTGGGGCTTTCTTATTCTTTCGGAAGGCCACCATGTTATTGTCAATAAGTAAATAATGATGCAGGATATATTAGAAAAAATAGATAAAGATAGTCTTCCAAAACATGTCGCAATAATCATGGATGGAAATGGAAGATGGGCGAAATCTAGAGGAGAAGAAAGAACCTTTGGCCATAAAAGTGGCGTTACTTCTGTAAGAAATGCAATTTCTGCATGTGATAAGGTAGGAATAGAGTATCTTACGCTATACACTTTTTCTACTGAAAATTGGAATCGCCCTTCTGAT contains the following coding sequences:
- a CDS encoding formimidoylglutamase, translated to MNIEDIIISPKKIETQPWQLGSVITNEIPENGILLVFCSDYRGGKGNAVAKNFDTVREEFYKLSKFDFEISICDLGDLISGKSLEDTHYILQEILSSCLYKNTVPIVVGGGNDLSIAMIHALNFHQKNIRYTQINNKIDLSNEGDEISEQNFLQKIFNSKLLSLKDYHHLGYQKHLNEIDAVKLMKSVEFDVIRLAEMMGNTDRIEPFFRRADLVTLNCDAVESFAEPFSVNPQINGLNRREICAVMKEIGLGENLKMAGIFNFNADAENILNHQLLAQMLWYLLEGIDIQKTHPKERHYDTFWVLIDDQEFAFKRDSFTGLWYFGSDENIQKCVPCSQYEYDLAKNGVLSERLMK
- a CDS encoding DUF6089 family protein; protein product: MKRKTLVIIILFFFSFLAYAQRHEIGIQLGTSNLTGDIGKTKYINPLPDGNSFTKDKLPFYGAIMYRMNFNPYQSVRFRLAYNRISFDDRYAQELYRLSRRAKGSNSVYEASAIFDYNFFPVNEEQKSMISPYIFGGISGLVFNTRLDGNKFAFAIPFGLGFKYKFDYNWSLFTELMFRATNTDTLDYSDEFNLGNLNSKDWMNSLSLGLSYSFGRPPCYCQ